CTGATCATGATTGTCATAGGAGGTTTAGGGAGCATATCAGGTGCCATAATCGGTGCTGGACTTTTTGCAGTTCTCACCGAATGGCTCAGGTTCCTCGAAGAACCCATGAAGATATTCACTTACAGATTTTCCGGAATTCCAGGTCTGAGAATGCTCGTGTTCTCAGCTATGTTTGTCATTGTGATGATCTTCTGGCCAAGAGGTATTATGGGACGCAAAGAACTAACATGGAACAACATTTATTCCTGGTTACGACGTGGTGGAAGGGGTGGTAGCAGTGAGTGAAATCCTTAAGCTCGACCACGTGACGATGAAGTTCGGAGGTTTGGTGGCTGTCAACGATTTTAACAACTATGTCAGAGAAGGCGAAATACTCGGTCTTATAGGTCCAAACGGTGCTGGAAAGACCACAGTCTTTAATGTTGTCACCGGTGTTTATTACCCTACCGAGGGCAGAGTTTTTTTCAATGGTCTTGATATCACTCAGTTGAAGCCCCACCACATTACTCACCTCGGGATATCAAGGACCTTCCAGAACATAAGGCTTTTTCAGGATATGACAGTATTAGAAAACGTAATGGTTGCACAACATCATGAGCTGGCAACGAAAGATGCGGAGAAATATCTCCAGAAAATAGGAAGAAATAAGTATGGTGCCAGCAATTTTTGGTTCTGGAAGAGTGTCCTCAAACTTGGATATATGAAGAAAGAGAAAGAGATAAAAGACAAAGCATACAGCATACTGAAAAAGCTGGGGCTTGAAAAGCTGGCTGATGAAAAAGCCAGTTCCCTCCCTTACGGGGAGCAGAGATTGCTGGAAATTGCCAGGGCGTTAGCTACTGATGCGCAACTGCTTTTGCTCGATGAACCTGCAGCCGGTATGAATCCCTCTGAGAGCCAACAACTCGTCCAGCTTATTAAGTGGATAAGAGATGAATTTAAAGTCACTGTTTTCCTCATTGAACATGATATGAAAGTGGTCATGGGGCTTTGTGAGAGAATACTCGTGATGGACTACGGTGTCCTCATCGCTGAAGGCGCACCTGAAGAAATCCAGCGAAATGAAAAGGTTATAGAGGCTTACCTTGGAGAGGAGTGGTCTCATGTCGCAAAATGACGATGTAATTCTCAAAATCGAAGGGCTAAAGGTTAATTATGGGGCCATAAAAGCGATCAAGGGAATAGACCTTCAGGTACCAAAAGGAAAGATCGTGACGATGATCGGAGCAAACGGTGCCGGAAAGACCACAACGCTTTCAGTGATAAGTGGGCTTGTCAAAGCTGCCAGTGGAAAAATTTTTTTTGAGGGTACGGACATAACAAACCACAATCCCCACGTTATAAACAAGATGGGTATATCCCTAGTACCTGAAGGAAGGAGGGTTTTCTCTAACCTCACTGTTAGAGAGAACCTCTTGATGGGAGCTTACAACAGAAAAGGCGATAGTGTTGAAGAGGATTTAGAATGGGTTTTTGAGCTTTTTCCGAGATTGAAGGAGCGAATAAACCAACTGGCTAATACTCTTTCCGGTGGCGAACAACAAATGCTCGCAGTGAGCAGGGCACTCATGTCAAGACCAAAGCTTATGATGATGGACGAACCTTCTTTGGGACTGGCACCCATGCTTGTCAAGGAAGTGTTCGAGGTCATTCAAAAAATAAACGGCGAAGGAACCACCATTCTTCTGATCGAACAGGACGCCGCGGTGGCCCTGAAGACTTCACACTATGGCTATGTTCTTGAAACCGGAAGGATAACTCTCCATGGACCATCGCAGGAATTGCTACAAAACGACGAAGTGAGGAAGGCATACCTCGGACTTTAGTTTAAGATATGAAAAAAGAAATCTGGCACAGGCCAGATTTCTTTTTTTGTTAAGTAGTAGTCAATTTTCCAAAGAGTGGTACAGCAAGGGATAGTGTAATAACCGAGAAAATCAACAGA
This genomic interval from Kosmotoga pacifica contains the following:
- a CDS encoding ABC transporter ATP-binding protein, whose protein sequence is MKFGGLVAVNDFNNYVREGEILGLIGPNGAGKTTVFNVVTGVYYPTEGRVFFNGLDITQLKPHHITHLGISRTFQNIRLFQDMTVLENVMVAQHHELATKDAEKYLQKIGRNKYGASNFWFWKSVLKLGYMKKEKEIKDKAYSILKKLGLEKLADEKASSLPYGEQRLLEIARALATDAQLLLLDEPAAGMNPSESQQLVQLIKWIRDEFKVTVFLIEHDMKVVMGLCERILVMDYGVLIAEGAPEEIQRNEKVIEAYLGEEWSHVAK
- a CDS encoding ABC transporter ATP-binding protein, which translates into the protein MSQNDDVILKIEGLKVNYGAIKAIKGIDLQVPKGKIVTMIGANGAGKTTTLSVISGLVKAASGKIFFEGTDITNHNPHVINKMGISLVPEGRRVFSNLTVRENLLMGAYNRKGDSVEEDLEWVFELFPRLKERINQLANTLSGGEQQMLAVSRALMSRPKLMMMDEPSLGLAPMLVKEVFEVIQKINGEGTTILLIEQDAAVALKTSHYGYVLETGRITLHGPSQELLQNDEVRKAYLGL